One Aegilops tauschii subsp. strangulata cultivar AL8/78 chromosome 2, Aet v6.0, whole genome shotgun sequence genomic window, GCAAGAGAGACGAgctggagaattatctgggaggACTCGCCCAGAAGTTATTTCTTATGCTTGAAGGTGCTTTTCCTTGTCCGACTGACTTGCTGATGTCGACTCGTTATATAGCTGTTGACTCATCGTTTTATTGTGTGTGCAGAATTCTGccagaacttcgaggaagagactgggcggATTGAGACGAGCTTGGACCACATCCTCTCCCCTGTtaaggatgaagctgccatgaacgtgctccgactggaGTCTCGTCTTGCCAGCGTCATGGACTATCTTGCACGGCTAAAGGTGGGGATGTCACGGATTGACACGGCACTCTGGCCAAGGGCGACATTTCAGAATGATCttgagtctctgatgactcgacttaacgagatccctggtcgagtgcaggaatggaagaagtcttctgcctgGTGTGGTGCTGACGTGGCTCTGTCTCTGGTTCGCGTCCACTGCAAGGAAGCCAAAGAAGAGAAGCTAGCAGCGAACAAGGTTGCCAACACCAAGAAGCTTGACTTCGagtccttcatggagactttCATTGCTGCCGCTACTCGGATTGCAGATGGAATCGACTTGGATgagttcgtcgagcctgccagtCCTCCTcttgcggagtgaacaaacttttatgatccgattaaatttgcctcggtatgccgagtggttttgtaaccgttaaactccttcgggcctgatgcccgagtactttaatctgCGGTCCGGAACCTCGTGGGATCTATCTCGAACTTAGCCTTTCtttgaatatgcttgtgtttgccttcgagtggaacttGTTTCTTCACTCGGAACAGTCTTTTGTGTTTGTGATGCAGTCCTTAGGAAAGGGTCACGgatgacctgcacctcgtcgtccttgcggatcaggatggagcgcacattgtacttgtggcgcaactCTGAGGAGAAGAtcacagtcgacctgcacctcgtcatccttgcggatTACGATGGAGTGCATGTTATACTTGTggtgcagctctgaggagaaggtcgtagtcgacctgcacctcgtcatccttgcggattaggatggagcgtgtggccaagtccccgagtgagaagatcgttcttcactcggaacgtgtttcaaacttaggcgagtacggaactgcagctaagtccccgagtgagagggttgctcttcacttggtGGGATTTTTTAACCTTAGGCGAGTAcaagactgcagctaagcctccgagtgagagggttgctcatcactcggtaggattttttaaacttaggcgagtacgagactgcagttaagcctccgagtgagagggttgctcatcactcggtaggattttttaaacttaggcgagtacgagactgcagctaagccctcgagtgagagggttgctcatcactcggtaggattttataaacttaggcgagtacgagactgcagctaagcccccgagtgagagggctgctcatcactcggtaggattttttcaaacttacgcgaatacaggactgcagctaagcccccgagtgagagggttgctcttcattcggtgggattttttaaacttaggcgagtacgagactgcagctaagcccccgagtgagagggttgctcaccactcggtcggattttttcaaacttaggcgagtacgagactacagctaagcctccgagtgagagggttgctcaccactcggtaggattttatttcaaacttaggcgagtacggaactgcagctaagcccccgagtgagagggttgctcttcactcgatgGGATTTTTCAaccttaggcgagtacggaactgcagctaagcccccgagtgagaggctttctcttcactcggtaggattttttcaaacataggcgattacgagactgcaactaagcctccgagtgagagtgttgctcaccactcggtaggagttttcaaacttaggcgagtacgggactgcagctaagcccccgagtcagaggcttgctcttcactcggtaggattttttcaaacttaggcgaatcggattCGCAGCTAACCCCCGAgcgagaggcttgctcttcactcggtaggattttttcaaacttaggcgaattcgattcgcaactaagcccccgagcgagaggcttgctcttcactcggtaggattttgtttttgaaacttaggtgaatcggattcgcagctaagccacccactgggggattttgAACACATGTATAAGTAACAACAATCATTTAGGAGACTGTAAAACCGTGTCTTTGATAAATAAACTGAAAAgtacttcttattacatctcaacagtctgaatgcttaagtataaaaatggcggagcagctccgcattccaagcgtgtggctcgtctttcttgtgtTCCACATCGTACAGGTGGTACGCTCCATTGTGGAGCACTtcggtgatgatgaaggggccttcccaggcGGGAGCAAGCTTGTGAGGCCATTGCTGATCCACTCGGAGCACGAGGTCTCCTTCCTGAAATGCTCCAGGCGGAATTGATggaggtcttgctgataaatggtcgacctgatcagggccatctctctttcctcttccagaaGATCAACAGCATCTTGTCGGGCTTGTTCTGCTTCTGCTTCTGAGAAAAGTTCTACTCGCGGAGCATTGTGGAGTAAATCAGACGGCAGCACAGCTTCACCTCCATAGACCATGAAGAAGGGAGTCCGACCAGTCGACCGATTCAGCGTTGTTCTTAGACCCCACAGTACTGATGGTAACTCGTCCACCCAGGCACCTGCCGCGTGTTTGAGGTCACGCATCAACCTAGGCTTCAGCCCTTGGAGGATCaaaccatttgctctttctgctcgCTGCCGATTACCAGTTACTGTGATCACGCCCCTAGGACCAGGCATCTTGAGTTttaggtacacgtaacatggtcgagccatgaaacgagcaTACGCAGGTCTGCCTACAATAGCATGATACGCACTTTGAAAATCcacaacttcaaatgtcaacttctccttacgataattctttgaatgaccgaaaaccacgtcaagaGTGATCTAGCCGAGTGAATCAGCTTTCTTTCCAGGGATGACACCGTGGAACCTCATGTTGCTCTCACtaagtttggacatcggaatgcccatccctctGAGGGTCTCAACATAGAGAATATTCAGACCACTGCCATCATCCATCAAAactttggtcagtcgagtgcccCCAACAACTGGGTCGACTGCCAACGCTTGCCGTCCTGGAGTGGCAACGTGtgctgggtgatcagactggtcgaatgtgattgCAGTTTGTGACCACTTCAAATATGTCGTCGTTGctggagcaaccatgttcacttctctgttgatgactttcagtcgactcttACTCTcgacatcagcaaaaatcaccaaggTGGAATTGACATTGGGGAAACCATCATCCTCTTCTTTGTCCTCATCCTTATCAGATTCCTTTTCTTTCTCACTGGGTTGTTTCTCTTAGAACTGCTGGATAaggagtcgacactgtcgagtggtatgcttggggTAAATCAGGTTTCCCTCTTCATCTTTCTTggtgtgaatgtgacatggcaaatccaacacatcattccCTACTTGATCTTTGACCTTCTTGGGGGTCTAGGGCCCCTTAGGTTTTCCCTTAAATTTTCCTTGGATCACTGCTGCAGTTTCACCAGTTCCTGCAGGCTCAGCTTTACGTTTCTGCTTCTGATTGGAATTACCTCCTCCAGTGTCTTGGCCGACTGGTTTGCTCTTGCCACTGCGGAGTTGGTCTTCTTCACCATTtgcgtaccgagtggctatttccatcattcgggTTAGGGTCATGtctcctgtccgaccgaatttcaggttaAGCTCACGATACCGAACGCCCTCCTTGAAAGCGCAAACTGCTTGATGCTgagacacattctccactgtgtgatgcaaagtggtccacctctggatgtaatccctcaaagtttcattcggtttTTGCACACAATGTTGTAATTTTGCCAACCATGCAGGTTgcttgcatgtaccttcaaacgttctgacaaacactcgggccaaCTCTTCCCAGCTGAATATACTGCCCGGAGCCAACTGATTCAACCAAGCTCGTGCTGACCCTTCAAGCATCAGGGGAAGGTGTTTCATGGCCAcctcatcattgccaccaccgatctgtacagccactcggtaatcttcaagccaagtgtcaggcttggactcaccagtgaacttgctaaCTCCATTAGCCAGCCTGAAATTGGGAGGAATCTCTGCAGCCCtaatggctctgctgaaacactctggaccggaaacatgaactctgctgccagtcggacGATTTCTGTCAAGTccttctctgtgtgctctgttcctgtcgaccagaccttgaacgaggaTCGACCTCGCATCAAAACCTGGCTCTCTTGGGTCGACTGGTACCCTCCGTTCAACACTATGCGGCGCCTGTCATCATATTGCCGgggcacatatgatccactcctcggaggaggtgtgggcactcgacggcggtcatcacggccgagtcggtgatcatactgctcgtgGTCCCGacccacgtccctcacgccgcaggggcgatcttgggctgtgagccgactgaactgtatcAGCCATCACATACCTGCTATGTATTCTGTTTCGCGACTGAGATACTGTTGTGTTCTACTCCCCCGCTGCCCGAAGCAACGCTCTGATTTGCATCAAACCCCTTCCAGCCTCCGACTGGGACGGTTGAATAGACTCTGCTATACGGGTTGCGGCTGTtagattctgaatcggagtgcggtatacctgtTGTTCAGGCGGGAACAATTGTCGCTGCCAtcgactggactcagggatcTGCCGACGAGCACATTCGTCGAGTGCATGCTAaagattctccagtcgagtgcgctcagccaaagtGGCCAAGCGCGCGgcctccaaggcccgagcctcggAGGTTTCTCCGACGATAGGAGTGTGGAGCGCCTCCACATTGCGGCGGTGAAGTTCCTCTCTCTGCTGTGAAGTGAGGGCTTCAGGATAATATTCCTCGTGGACACGCGATGGATCGCCACCGCCATCGCCGCCGTTGCCGCGACAGAAACCTGGTGGGTTGTGCGGCGCGTCGACCACCAGGACTTCCGCTGCAGGATCGCTGCTGTCGCACTCGAAAAGGGTCTTGACAGAGCCAGTCAAACAGGCCGTAGAGGGATtcatcgggctcgattgccgcgacttgaggGGTGGCCGATTGACGTGCCACCACGTGcttcacccaccgctgaagccgTGACCGGCCGGATCTCTTGCGCCGGCGAACAGCGGGGAGCGAAGACATCACGGGAGCCGATCGATACTGGGTCGATGGCTGCCGCAGAAGGACGCCGCATACGCATgcgcgaaagtgcgtcgccccgcggacggggagcatctcgacgtcgaggggggcctcctggagccaggcggagtcgtcggcgacgaaaacgagcgcgccgagacggatctcgcggccctcagccaatccaccgccggaaaccatgatgatgggaatcggaaaaatGGCAACCTCACCgcaaagtcgctaagacacctgccccacggtgggcgccaactgccGTGGGAGTAAACCTGACAATAGAATAGGGGGTAtgtatggagaggcaagatcctagctacggtgaggttgtgcacgcaagatttacgagttcaggcccttcgcggaggaagtaacagccctacgtctcggtgcccgaagtattggtcgattggattatgcgtgaagttacagggggtgcgaacccttgtcatagaggaggggggtggcttatatagagtgcgccaggaccccagccagcccacgttacaaggagttcaatgtacataaagaggggacgttactggtaacgtcagcattaaagtcatataaatgatcattaagactacggagtgaacgccgGACCGTTGTCATTCAGAGTGACCTTAGATCTTCTATGCTCCGAGTGGTTTCTGATATGGTCGAGTGAGTATACcctggtcgaatggaattgggttatCCGAGTGGAACTCACAGTCGAGTGGGTTGTATCCTACGATGATTTCAGTCGGTAGAATTTGTTGTCCTTTGAATGTCCTTGACTGTAAGACAATGTCCTTGGGAAGGGTGCTTAGATCAGGTATAttgccctaccctaggtacatgtcatcgtcaatCAGTGCTGGTCCTCCCCtagctccgcagctgtactgagTCCTCAGCGTCGTCCGCACCGTAAAAAAAGTCCTTCCCTCCCGACTCACCTTCACGAACATTGTCGTCGGCCCGAACGTTGTCGCGGTATGTCCGGCTACTCTCGGAGTGCACCTCACCCTCTATGTGTTCGACACACTGtgtgtctagttttttatgatTGTTTTGTAGGTAAAACAATGGATTTTGATGGTTCCTCAAATGAGTATGGACCCGCGGAGCATGATGGATTAATTCAAAGGAGTTTTTCAATCTATCGGATTCGGACGAAGAAGCGGAGATGATGATGAGCATGAGCATCCAACGGGAAATGAACCGGGAGGTGAAACACATCCTAAACTTTAAGGGTTCAATCAAAGGAAGAAAAGTTCCGAACTAGGATAAACTCTGGAGCACGGCTACTCTATAAGGATTACTTTGATCATGTACCAACAATCCTTAATGAATGGTTTTATGGACGCTTTCGTATGCACAAACCCTTATTTTGGGCATCCCACGTGTCCCACACTTCTGGTCCGGGACACTGAAATTCGggtcccacgtgtcatacacATCTCAGTCGACTATCCTGCTGAGTCCTTTGGCCCAAGTCCGTCCGTTTTTCCCCCACCCCTCCGATCCCACCATGGCCACCAACTCCGGCGGCGGGGCCGCCGGCGACCCCGCTGCGTCCTCACCAGCGCCGAGCCAACCACAGCATCCGACACCCCGCATCTCTCACATCGTCCGCACCTACCTCGACCTCTCCTCCAATTCCAAGAAGCGCCGCGCCATCCGTAAGAACCAGCTCAAGCCCGGCGGCGTAGAGACTTCCGCCGCCGGAGAAAACAAGGGATGCGGCCCCTCTGGGGCCGCCTCGTTGGAGCATTCGCGGCTGCTCAGGGAGCTGGGCATCCGGGTCTCCCGCTACACGAACGAGGAGCGCCGCGATATCATCACCCGCTACATGCAGAAGCGGAGCGGCCGCCAGGGCGTTAACCGCGCCGCTGCTAAGGTGGGATTCTTGTGACGTGGTCCCGGTTTGGGGGCTGCTTGGGCCTGGGGAGGTCATGGTTgtcaacttacttactgctgcCGTTGTTGCCTGCAGGTCCCGTCGAGGCAAGCCCTGGCGGAGCGGCGCCGGAGGGGTGCCGGAGGGCAGTTCCTCGGCAAGGAGGACCCGCAGGTATAATCCGTGACATTTTTGGGATTGCACATTGCAGGCAGGGTAGCGTAGCGGTGCGCTTTGCTTTGCTTTGCCATCATCAAATTGCTTTGCCATCATCAAAGTTTCTGTTTTGGGGATCTGAAATTTCCCCGTTTCTGTTTGAGTTTCTAGATCAGGGAAAGTATGCGGGTGCTTGTTTATATAATCGTTATACAAAGATGAGATTATATGGGCGTGCTTGTTTCTCCCAGACTGCAGATAAACCTGAAGAGAAGGCAGAAGAAGAGCCAGAATTGCCACCAGAAGTTGTTGCGAACGCTGGAGGAGTGCCCATAATTGGAATGGTCTTCGAGAGTGAAGAGAAAGCATGCAAGTATTATGTTAGTTATGCAGGAAATGTGGGATTTAGTGTCCGAAAAGGATTGTGGGATAAAACAGCAAAAAGTGGCAGTAGATCAAGGTTTTATGTCTGTTCCAGAGAGGGCTTTCGCGCAAAGAATTTGCCCAAGAGACCTTACCCGGAGACAAGGACGGGTTGCCCTGCACGATTTTCTATCATGTTAACGCCCAGTGGAAAATACCGAGTGACAGAATTTGTGCAGGATCATAATCACCAGCTTGCTGGTCCAATTGATATTGGGATGCTGAAGTCGCAAAGATTATTGTCCAAGGTTCAATCTGGAAATGGAAATGCCATAAGCATTCCTCCAAGGTACAAGAATTATCTTCGGACCAAGTCTACAAAAGATATGAACGCAGGGGATTTCAGAGATCTTACAGATTATTTTCGAAGTATGAAGAGTGATAATCCATCTTTTTACTATGCCATCCAGGTGGATGAAAATGACAAAGCTGCTAATGTCTTCTGGGCTGATGCAAGATCAATCTTCGACTATCATTATTTCAGTGATGTGATCTGCTTTGATATGACCTACAAACTGAATGACTACAGCAGGCCACTAGCTTTGTTTTTGGGTATGAACCATCATAGGCAAATGGTCATATTTGGTGCTGCTTTCCTGTATGATGAAACGGCTGAATCTTTCAAGTGGCTTCTTGAGACCTTTAAGAGCGCCATGTGTGGGAAACAACCAAAGACAATTTTGACAGATCGATCTGCTGCTTTGAAGGAAGCACTAGACCTCGCTTGGCCTGGTACAGTTCACCGTTATTGCTTGTGGCAAATATACCAGGATGCAGTTAAGTCCTTGGCGCATGTTTTCTGTATTTCAGAAGAATTCACGCATGATTTTAGCCACTGTGTATTTGATGTCGAGGATGGCCAAGAGTTTGTTGAGACATGGAATGTGATAATGGGGAAATACAACCTTAAAGAAAACAAATTGTTAAATGAGCTTTACGAAGACAGAGAAAATTGGGCCTTGCCATATGGCCGACAAATATTCTCTGGGGACATTAAAAGCATGGTACGAGCAGAAACCTTAGGCATAAGAATGAAAGAATACTTGGGTTGTGAGAAAGAGCTATCTCCTTTTTTGAAGTTTTTTGAAAGTTCAGTTGAGAAGAGGAGACAGGAAGAGATACAAGCTGATTACCAAGCCAGCCAAAGGGAACCAAGAACACCTCTGCCACTGCTCTGGCAGGCTGCAAACTTGTATACACCAATAAATTTTGAGTTATTTAGGAAAGAGTATGAAGAGTGCATGGACTATATGGTTTACGGTTGCGGCGAGTTCGGCTCTCTTTCTGAGTATATGATTACTGTTAAAAACAGAACTAAAGAACAACTTGTGCGGTTTGATTCATCAGATGGCACAGTTGCATGCACTTGTAAAAAATTTGAAACTGCTGGAATTTTATGCTGCCATATATTAAAGGTATATGAACTGAAGAATGTTAAAGAGATCCCCCCACAGTATCTTCTTAAGAGATGGAGTAAAGATGCAAAGTTGGGGACCGTTCATGAAATCGATGGGTTTAGTTTTGACAGTCATATAGGATCTTGTGTTCCAGAGCGTTATGCAGCTCTTTGTCGTTTGTTCTATAAGATTGCTTCTAAGGCTGCCGCGAACGTAGAGACATTTTCAATGCTCGCAAGCCAGTCGGATCAACTTAATGAAGGAATTGAACGAACTTTGCAATCAACATTAGCTGCTAAGTCATCTGTTGTCCATTCCATCAAGGATCAGTTAACTCGTATGGTTCAAAATGATTATCCCCTTGGTAATAGCAGTGAGGCTCAGAAATCTACGGGAAAGAAGATGTGTGAAGTTACTTGTCGTGGAAATTGTGAGGAAACCAATAAAAGGCAGAAACAAAGAAAAGGTGTCTCTGCAGTTTATTTCTTTATAGATGTGAACTCTTTTTATACACTTGTACATGTAAATTTAAACATTTTCTTTTGCATGCTATGAAAATAGGGCATTCTGGCGAAGCAGCTGCAGGACCAAGGGAAAGGGAAGTGAATGTTACGGATCATTTCCTACCAGATCAACCAATGCAGGTGAATTCTTCAACATGAACACACGACTCCTAGTATTTTCATGTGGCCGTGTGAATGTGGTTTAGCTTCTCTCTGTATTGTGCAGGGACATTATGTACTTGGCCACAACTTTGGTCTTGGTACCTCACAGAACCTTCGTGATGATTTGAACCATTTTGGTCAGGTCTGTGTTCATCTCTTGATAACAATGTATAGTCGTGTCGATTAGTTATCAGGTTTATCAGGTTCTTGTGGGCATGCAGGCTTCTGCAGTTCCAACCCTGCAACAGCAGCCATTCCCTGGGAATGGTCAACTAACCGAAACCCAAGTGAGTTGTTTGGAATCAGTGATTGTAAAAGAGAAGCTTATGTTTGATATCTTTTTGAAGCATTTGACCTTTCTTGTCCACTTAATGAAGTAGTAGTTGTTTAATTCTGAAGTCCGGACTCAGGTATGGTTCATACCGTTCTTGATGCCGTAGTTACTGAAGTGAGCGTAAATCTTGCAGGCCTATACTGGTGACATGCACGCATTGCAATTCATGGAGACGAATCCCCAGATCAACCATGAGAATGGAGAGGAGGGTCAGTCGTCGATACCGGTGTGGGATTTTCTCTGATGTATGACTTCACATTACTTGTGTATACCACTACGGCTATTACTTGTGATTGCCTGACCGCAACCTGTCAGCCTGTCCTACATTTGCCACCAGGTTTGAAGAACGTAGAACCACTACTGAGTTTCCATGATGAGTTTTTTCTCCAAATACTGCCGTTTGGCTTAGATAACTGCCGTTCAGTGTAATGCCCTGAGTTATCCTATGCAGTAGTGCAATCCCAAAGGGATCTTTTGTATGTAACTGGCTGCCTTGTACGTAGTACAACATTTGGCTGATTGCCGGAATGCCAAAGAaatgtcaaaaatatatttctcatatcctttCCCAGCACTCCAGTTCTCCAACATCTGCTGGAATATGGATTGTGAAAAagcaaaaaagaagaaagaccgAAACTATTCTTTGTTGATTCACAGTGATCAGCAGTATCTCCAGTAACAGAATGTACAAGAATGAGTTTGTAACAAGCCAATTCGGCGAGCATGTACAGAACACAGCAAAGCTGTAAGAATCAATTCGGCGAGCATGTACGAACACAGCAAAGCCGTAAGAATCAATTCGGCGAGCATGTACGAACACAGCAAAGCCGTAAGAATCAATTCGGCGAGCATGTACGAACACAGCAAAGCCGTAAGAGTCAACTTGACGAGCATGTACACAACACAGCAGGCCTTCACCGTACGCTGCAAGAACG contains:
- the LOC109753292 gene encoding protein FAR1-RELATED SEQUENCE 5 codes for the protein MATNSGGGAAGDPAASSPAPSQPQHPTPRISHIVRTYLDLSSNSKKRRAIRKNQLKPGGVETSAAGENKGCGPSGAASLEHSRLLRELGIRVSRYTNEERRDIITRYMQKRSGRQGVNRAAAKVPSRQALAERRRRGAGGQFLGKEDPQTADKPEEKAEEEPELPPEVVANAGGVPIIGMVFESEEKACKYYVSYAGNVGFSVRKGLWDKTAKSGSRSRFYVCSREGFRAKNLPKRPYPETRTGCPARFSIMLTPSGKYRVTEFVQDHNHQLAGPIDIGMLKSQRLLSKVQSGNGNAISIPPRYKNYLRTKSTKDMNAGDFRDLTDYFRSMKSDNPSFYYAIQVDENDKAANVFWADARSIFDYHYFSDVICFDMTYKLNDYSRPLALFLGMNHHRQMVIFGAAFLYDETAESFKWLLETFKSAMCGKQPKTILTDRSAALKEALDLAWPGTVHRYCLWQIYQDAVKSLAHVFCISEEFTHDFSHCVFDVEDGQEFVETWNVIMGKYNLKENKLLNELYEDRENWALPYGRQIFSGDIKSMVRAETLGIRMKEYLGCEKELSPFLKFFESSVEKRRQEEIQADYQASQREPRTPLPLLWQAANLYTPINFELFRKEYEECMDYMVYGCGEFGSLSEYMITVKNRTKEQLVRFDSSDGTVACTCKKFETAGILCCHILKVYELKNVKEIPPQYLLKRWSKDAKLGTVHEIDGFSFDSHIGSCVPERYAALCRLFYKIASKAAANVETFSMLASQSDQLNEGIERTLQSTLAAKSSVVHSIKDQLTRMVQNDYPLGNSSEAQKSTGKKMCEVTCRGNCEETNKRQKQRKGHSGEAAAGPREREVNVTDHFLPDQPMQGHYVLGHNFGLGTSQNLRDDLNHFGQASAVPTLQQQPFPGNGQLTETQAYTGDMHALQFMETNPQINHENGEEGQSSIPVWDFL